GTTCTCTCTTTCATCTCAGGCGTTCTATAAAtagtaacaaaacaaaataaaatgtctatctaatcaaaacaaacacaaaagtCGAAGAAGGTCTACTTACAATTTACAACTTGTAAATTTACTTTGTTACATATAACTCAAAATCAAACACCTATTTGATACATTATTGTAAGATTTACATAATCTTTAAAATTCAAATCACAAAAAAGTAAGTATTCATTACAATATGAAAATACTGTACATATATTACAACAGATTTGTAAACTATTCAATTGAGAGGGAAAGTTCACAAAATAAACATGTCTTACGTCtgacaaatactaaaaaatgtGTTCTCTCATGTCAAGTTACTGCTACAAaatcatattaatatatatgtaaaagtttgtatgtatgttactagATCACACAAAAACAGGTGAActgatttaaatgaaatttggcacacatACTAATAGTATGAATTCTAGATTAATATATAGAAtcactagcggactcccgctaAAAAATAGGGTAAGTCAAAATACACTTTCATAAAAAGATTCAACCCCATTCTTAAAATtcttgttttgttatatttctgAAAACATTCGGttaaattttgattgattttaattttttaattaatttttaaaaattcttgaataaattatatttcatatctATTTCATGATTTATGTACCTAAAATTTCATAGCTAAAGCTTTAATAATAAAggattcaacccctatttcacatatGTTGTCATATTGGCGATAGTTCCTCTATTAATGCCAGATGATAGTTCCTCTTTTTGCCAGGCTAATCCCATCATGTTACATTAGTCTATCTAAACTGATGTTGAATAGACCTTACAAATGAcagtagttataaaaaaaactgagtGACGGGAAATATGAAATGAACAAAATATACACTTGCACTATACAAATTGTacagtattaataatatttgtaacagCTTGTGAGActcaatataataaattaaaacattcaaCATAGTTCTAAAGTTCCAACTTTAGGAATgtgtccacatatccgcatcacattcaatagatttttattttacggtagattcatGAGATTTATATGATGTGTATCAGTCGCCACACTTGTACGACTTTTTATACGAATTCAATCAGTTTGATGTGATGTGGCTGATACTTACAATGCGGATATGTAGACGTCTACCATTTAGCAGCACAGCCAGTTGTACACAATTGTTTACAATATCAGCCTATCTATTATGTATGTCagtatacaattaaaaatatgggCTACTACATAGTTTTTaaccatattttaatttttgcgaTAATCTAACATTATTTTTACTACACTACCACCAGTACTAAtgacattttacgtaaagtagcATTAGTGTAGTGACgccatttttttacaaaaaccgttaaacaaaataattttgttgaaataatcattGTGGATGAtcattaaaacagaaaaatcacAGCTACTTGATGTAACAAATGATGTTATCAAAGACATTTGgctgaaataactatgttagatgattgcaaaaatgaaatatggatgaaaaactatgtagtggtttgaattttaaatcatACACTGAGATATAGGGCATAGGTTCTTAATATGTGCCATAATGCCACTTTTGTGCAAAAAAAACCCAACTTGAGAGAAAACCAAAAGACAACAAGATGTAACAACAGGAAGAAAATAGATTGAAATAATACAGTCTCTACAGCAGGCTCCCTCAGACTTGGAAAATATTATGAGTAGAAATTCAATTAAGTAGATGCAGATTGAACAGATTTTAGATCCacattaaattgtataataaaaaaagttgttaatttattttttaagcattaagaaattatattctGATGAAGATACCTCTCAAAAGGGGCGTTGAACAAAATAAAGTTGAGAACCTATGGTGTAGAGAATAATACTATCAGAGAATTGTGTACAATACAAGTAAACACAATGGTCACATGTTTCAAGACTAGTTGCAGCAATAATTTTATCAgttgcacatttttttttttaacattgaatatttcaaatttaactTGTGCAACTAGGTTGTGATGAGTGATCGGTTTTAGTGTTGAATCCAAATTAAGCTATTAAGAGCCTGCAATGGCTCAGTTCTTATATACCAACTTTGCAAAGGGCAGTGCTTACACTATTATACAGTTGTACTGTTTCGCCTTAACACTTAGCGAGCGGAACTATTCCATTTATTCATTGCTCAATTAGTATTCTAAATactaattgaaatttgaattggAGCGATAGACCAAGCTTAATGGTGTTCACACTCCATTGAAGCATCActgaagttaaatatttttcatacatttcacgTAATATCGCACGGGTCAGCACTAGCACTAGAAGATGTTGGGGCACAGTTTTCATACATTCCATGTTTTATCGCACGGGTGAGCACTAGCACACGTCAGGGCACATTTTGAATACATTCCACGTTATACCGCACGGGTCAGCACTAGCACTAGAAGATGTCGGGGCAGGCGGCCCAGTCCTGCGCGCGCTTGGCGTCCCAGTAGCGGTGGTTGTAGAGGTGGCGCAGGTGCGGCTGGCCCGGCGCCGCCTGCCGCGTGAACCacagcggcgcgggcggcgggggcggcgccagcccgcgcgccgccgcctgcTCCGCCGCCGCCTCCAGCCCGCGCCGCGCTGCGCGCTGCTTCTCCTCCAGCCTCAGCTTCTCCGCGTTGGCCTCGTCCCACAGCCCCTCCTCCATGAGGCGCTGGTCGGGGCGCAGGCGCGAGTCGGTGGGCGCCACGCCGGACTCCGGCTCGTTGAGCTGCGCCGCCAGCAGCGTGAAGTTGTAGCACTTGTCGGCGTCGGGCGGCGCGGGCACGCGTTGCCAGGCGAGCGTGAACTTGCCCGTCTTGCACACGGTGTTGTCGGGCGAGGCGGAGGTGACTGGCGCAACCtacaatacaaattcaaaattcatttgtcgAAGTAAAATTTGAggagtaagttggtgaatgGTTGAAGTATAATTGAGCGAGCTGCCATCTACAGGAATAGTGTTGATGGGGGTTCTTATTATGGGAAGGTTAgtggttttttttaacaatccCTTTTTGGGCATTTCAAGAATTTGTCGCAATGCCTGCTCAAAGATGGCGCTTTATTTTTTCATCTTTTCAAGAAAGTTTCACTTCAATCGTGTGGTCTATACAGCAGcacacatataaatatttaatttcacaaaacAATACAATGAATAGGCATACCTCGACGCGGCTGTCCCAGTGGCCCTGCAGCACGTAGCGCGGCACGCCCTGCGGGTCCTTCACCACGCCGGTGACCTTGCGCTGCGTGTCCTTGCTGAAGTAGCCGTAGGGCAGGTACTTGAGGTGCGCCACGTAGCCGGCGGCGGGGCCCGCCTCGCCCGCGATGTCCATGTCGCCGTGGTTGTCCACCCACAGCTTGCCCACGATTATGTTGTGCACCGTCGTCGTCACCTGAAGCAAGACACCAAGTCAAATTATCAATGTAAATTAAGCTCTTTTACACttcatttaaattgaatttcccACGCTGTTTAGACATACGTCAAAGTATTATCTGTGATGTGTGATttactctatttattataaaatccaTCTATAGGAAAATTCTCGAGGTTTTTGTACAAGTAAGTGATAGCAATTTTATGACATATAATTGCAACTATGATTGTGAATATTTGAAGCAATAGCTTTTAATGTTGTTTCTCTTTACAGGTCCATAAATCATGAAATCAgcaatcatttttaatttgtttgttggtaaacagtacacatcaagtAGGGCTGAAGTATACACCCACCGCCAAATTCCCTATTCTATTAACATGTAAGCCTGGCCAGTGGGctattcatcattagcaacccatatttggctcactgctgagctcgagtctcctcgattaggccagtagtccacaacgctgggccaatgcagattggcagacttcacacacacagagaattgagaaaattctctggtatgcaggtttcctcacgatgtttttccttcaccggatttgaacccacaccctccagaatctgaggcagaggtcatatccactgggctatcaccgctcTTCAAATGGAGATAATTGAATAATGTGCATGACAGAGACAAAATGGATTTATTTGAGTTTGGGCATacatcaaaatattgaaaactatctatactaaagccaaacgcaatgtggaatgtttatcaacaaacaaattaaaaatagaggCAGAACATTAAAGTCATTTTAtacgtaatttaattaaaattatatatcattttttataaaatgttatttaaaaatattatatacctaattgttctaagcttataagTCAAATTTATTCTCATTAatgtaatcaatatattttcttattattaatgttaaattgtttataGGTATCTATCCACattgagtttggctttagtcttaaagttcgttgatgacactcccatgatatgcgggcgacggggggaaagattgcggtagtgtgaaatcgtgcgtgtggggaagtgaggtgcatcagtcgtaggcctttcattcatcgctacacgccccccggctcccgcgggccatcgggagtgttacgaacgaagttaccaAGCTCTAGTATAGTGTTTGGTGTTCGTCCTGTCACCGTACCTTCCTCCAAGTGTACTTGTTGCCCTCAGCGGGGAAGTATGCGAAGGCGCCGCCCAGCGGGATGACCTGCAGGTACTTGCCGCGGAACTTGGTGGTCATGGTGAACTCCTGCCAGCACTGCCAGCCCGCCACCCCCTCGCAGAACTGCGCCACCATCGGCGGGTGGTGCGACACCTACAATGCGAAAAAGTTTCACAAATCAAAATTTACtctatttcaaataggcttagattacaaacacttttgatatGTAAAGTTAGACTTTTTGTACAGACTCTATCCTGCTTTCTGAACTTCACGAAAAGCTATCAATAAACTCAACAGCAACCATGTACTTGGTCATCCAAATAGGCTAACAGCTATGTCGTTTTATAACAGCTACATTTTGATCAATAGACAGGGAGACGAATCTTAGCATtctatggattcaccgtgcgggtcatcgcgtggtagagagaaaaactccaagcagagtcctggacttgtgaccaaaggacgtagggttaaggaatagGGAAATTTAAttgtatcaaatttaatataaacaatattaatttcgtgtagttcATGGAaaaagggtccgaaatatatcaatattaattaataaaagttaaggatttcttataaaacataatttaaaaatcatgtatttttacaaattttccaATCGTCAAAAACTTTCCATTTTGCAACGTCACAATGCTACTTGATATGCTagacgtcaaactaattgtttagtaatatttttgtcaaacgttccgtttgtaaaggatttgttaacgtgacgtcatcagACTTTCACTTCCATGTTGCCTTTGGCCTACCAAGTTTTCTCCTGCCCCCACTAGGATGTCACTGGAAGGACTGCAACACCAGATGATCTGCGTAAGACTTGCCCTACCCAGCTCCTCTTTCTGAGCGTTATTTGTTCGAGAATCAGgtttttagttataataaagTGTATAAAACACCTTACCTGTTCAGAGATGGCCCGCCAGCCGAGGTCCGTCATACGGTCGCACTCGTACGTCTCGCCCAGCAGCGGGTTGAACGGCTTCGTTGTCCTGAAACATCAGCATTAGCAGGCTATTTAAATGTCTCAACACTGGGCCACCAGGCTAATTAATCTttaacgtatgctagttgacatatacgagaGTGAGATTCGGATagttcttttcatgaaagaagtcccccagatacggcgctaatgtcttaatggttATGGTAATTGtaattttcattgtaatttGGTTATGGTggttttattgtcatttgtgtaacgCGCTGTCAATTTGAATTCAGAGGGGAGACGAATATCGCGTgctagagagaaaaactccgagcagagtcctggacttgtgactataggatgtagggttaagggttaattccttgacgatcgatcaacactgacctcctccgctcgtgttgttcaccctgcctagccaaatttggtaacatactattagagcagctttggatacccgttctaatatagtaCTTGCTGCACTTCTACataggccaaggtctttaagctagttatagagagattttgctggtaatcctctcgcacctacttctacggtgTAAAGACtaacatagccatttttagtcagttcatttgttaggtcataatatttagcCGCGggaatttcataaaaattactctaacaaatgtcatccggtgcctactggtggatatcatacagtaggcagAGAAggtttctcaattgatttgtttactttaatgagttgataataaagactaaaatagcgATAAGGCCAGCGGGACTTCCTCCTTGTAGGAGTGGGAATGGGGAACTTAGACCCTTTAATCTCTTCCAATGCACATTGGTAGGCTTAAGGCGATAGTGATTGACtttgtaacaatcactatcagatgttaaataAGGACagcgacggcttaacatgctctctgagacATGAAGGTGTAAAACCACCAACTGTCCAACTTTGGGCTGTGAATTTGTATTGAGAATATCTAGTAAAACAGTAGAGCTCAATATTTACTAACCAGATTCAAaattcgaacctaggacctcatgATACAAAGGCCCAAGTTGGTACAGTGGTTTGTCAAACAACTTGTGACGATATGAAAAAAAACTGCAATTGAAACTCCAACATTCTTCAATTTTGTGGTCTAATTCATGTTTGAAATAATGCAGGTTAATGGGACAAGTGAGTTCGTGACCCTGCTTATTGAGCAAGCTATTTACGTACATCAATCACtctttatattatgtatggAGACAATCACTGCACTGTTCACtgtgttctattttttttactctattttaaaactaatattacatttcttttttatatcgTTTTACCATATCCACAGACAGcaatacagatattgttactaATACCCAGAGGTGGTAAAGAAAGAATGAGGCAAATATACAGAAAATGTGGTGGTAAGAACAGAATATCCACTAAAAACCTAGCACAAGGACATAATCCAGATCCAGGATGGACGAGTACTCGTAGtcctccattttttttttattctttacaagttagcccttgactacaatctcacctgatggtaagtgatgatgcagtctaagatggaagcgggctaacttcttaggaggacgatgaaaatccacacccctttcggtttctacacggcatcgtaccggaaccctaaatcgcttggcggtacgtctttgtcggtagggtggtaactagccacggccgaagcctcccaccagccagtggAGCATGGACAGATCTCGGAGTGCATCACAGCAATGCTGCACGTACCTGCACGCTGTGGTGGCGTACGACGACACGGTGAAGGCGGCCACGTACGCCAGCTGTTGCGCGGGGTCGGTGAACTGCGCCGCCTGGTCCAGGATGGACGAGTACTCGTAGTCCTCCACCAGCCGCTGCAGCATGGACAGCGGCTCGCTGAAGTTTACCGGGATTGGGATTTTCGATAGTTCTTTGCCTGTGAAAAGATATATCAACATTAGCCCTCttgcatccactgctggacctcTTATAGTAACTACCAACGATTCTGCACTTTCAATTCATTAGTTCACATATTCAACCAACACAAGCATTGGATACAATGAATTATCACTACACGAACACCTTCTGAGCCAGTGTTCATAGTTTCTTCGAAATGCATGTCCTGCCTACCATATTATATCTATGCCATTCCTTGACCTTACTGACTGACACTTGGTACTGACATAGTAACACTAGCCAATGGCCATTATACATAACATGTATTCATTTCTGATTGGATCACATAAAGATACTGCGACAATAGCTCTCACTCAGACTGAATGACTCAGAACCTTCTTACCCCTAAGTCTATTTTTGAAGTCCATAAAACATCACAACACACACGTAATGTTTAGACTTTCGTTTTCAGGCATTGAGACAAAAGACGTGACATAATATGTAGCTGCCCAAGCACAATGTAATGCAACACAGTTCCATGTTGAATCTGAATAATTGAAATGTCCAATCGCAGACCGGCCATTCTTATGCTAACGTAAGAGTTAAATATCGAACAAAACTCTATTCAGCAGTTAACTCCTTCGTAAGTATAGATCTATCTCTAACTGGATTCGATTGTAGACATTTTTGGAGGAGGAGGATACAGAATTATTAGGGGTATCAGATACCCCCTAATTGATTTCTTTACAGTATTATCTTGTCTATCGTATATAAATATGCAtgacgattattattatttcaaaaagcaGCTTCTTGAACTTTTGACCTTTGCAACATGTTGATATAAGATAAACTACGAGTCACATTCATAGAGCAGTATCTATAAACTACAGTATAGgtggaaaattaaatttatacaaagaaaataaCATGTGCTTATTTGTTTAGACATAAGTTTTTAAGTAATGTTAAAGGGAATGTTTTTACATCCCTAATTACTAGATTTTATTGCTAAAGTCAATTCCTCTATAGCTCTTGGGTAAAGAGGCTGGACTCTTCACTGAGAGGTTTTGGTTCGATCCCAACatgctggactattgtcatacccactcctaacatagtcTTATCATACTACTTGAAGAtgaacaggaatattggtcatagtcatcatcatcatcattatcaacccatattcggctcactgctgagagcTAGAGTCTACTcacagattgagaggggttaggccaatagtccaccacgctggcccaatgtggattggcagacttcacacacgcagagaattaagaaaattctctggtatacaggtttcctcacgatgtttttccttcaccgtttgagacacgtgatatttaatttcttaaaatacacacaactgaaaagttggaggtgcatgccacggtcCGGATTCGactcacaccctccagaatcggaggctgaagtatccactgtgctatcacggctcatattgGTATATATGGTATTAATATTGGTTATAGTCAAAAGAAACCTGTGGAGAAAGGATTTGCACAGATACTAACCGATGCAGTTTTTCATGATGGACCACAGTGAGAGCGGGTAGTTGGGCTTGTCGGGCACGCGCGTCCGCCGCGGGTGCCCGTCCACTGTACTCGACGTGGCCTCCGACACGTGGGGCTACAACCGCAAAAACGAAAGTTTCTGACCATTTATTCAATATTATCTTTCAGTGCGCCTTCATTTGAGATCCCACTCGAGTATGCacttattcttttatttcttattggttcttccccactttcaactcccAGAACTTTTGAAAAACTGGAtactacgcggacgaagtcgcgggcgtccgctagatacTTCTAAGTGTAAAATGTTATTACTTTTAAGTCAAAGAATACGTTTTTTGCGGCATAAACTACTTAAATcttttttaagttaactttgaagtttgattttaattttaacctttttttttttcaaataaataaatatacttaaacaatacacatcactaactagccccaaagtaagctgTAATGTAAAGTTGAACATGTgcttttaatttcaactcgacAGACAGACAACCAAGTGATCCTAAACGGGTaccgttttttttcttttgaggtacggaatactctatataaatgaaataagaaatttaatttGGAAATTAGCAGTGGCATCCAATTTCTctcataaatatgtataaaacttAGTTTCATAGATGGATCAATTTTCATAAAGAAATGACGACAATCGTTTACCTGTCTGAACCTTCACTTTACAACGACCTATTCCATTCGCAATTTTGGCAATAATTGCAGTTAAGTTAGTGTAAGTTTGAATGTGCAGATTTGATTTCATTTTCCGCAGTCAGATCCtcgaataaagaaatattttgccGCGAAGTAGCGCAAGTAGTGAAAACGCGAATAAAGGTAAAGCTTCTTGTATAGAAGAGAAATAGTCAAATGTCAACTAATGGAGTTGTCCCATCTTTTTCGTGCCAAaccaatgaaagagatagctgTATTTCGGATTTCGCCGCTATTGGTctaaatttgtctatttctcgtaaaaagaaattttctatggtcgcatgttaggccttcttgtgtcaaaaatattattaacatcatcaaaacaaacaacaaatgaAGTAGATACATTTACTAATTGTGTTATTTGTTTTCTAATGGAATGACGCATACACTTGGGGAACTGTAGCTTCAAACCACATTAGCGTTATTATCACCAATGCTTCCTCGTTTGGACTATGGAAGTTTATCGTAAAATTGGTATAATATGagttaaatcaaaaatcaatacaataatTCATCGTTGTTCACCTGTTACCTACACTAAAATAGTTTACAATTTGGAAATTGGTGGCTACTTTTTTACAGTTGTCAACAAAAATAGTaaagatttgtttatttgtataaaaactactgattcgaaaaattcttacaTCAATAAACAGCtatattatcagggagtaacacagtttatatatatattttgtcttcgtattcccacgggaatgagaactacgcgggtggaaccgcaaGAATCTGctagtgttattataatttCACTCACCCATATTACAATTTCCTGTTTCTCTTTGTTGTCGGTTAGTTTGCTGGCCGTGGCCGCATCCGCGCCGCCCATCGCACTCTCTGCTCTCTCCTTATCTTCCACAAATATCACCTACCACAaacaatttcattatagttattgtctattaataataaacgtgattttaaaaaaataaagaggtgaaccgccaaatccaactcggctgggcagcattcgggaaactctgcgatatcttttcgtctgaaatttctcagtgccttaagacaaaagtcttcgaacagtgcgtgttaccagtgatgacatatggtttcgagacttggtcgctaactatgggcctcataaggctcagttacacagcgggcgatggagctaagctcggagtatctctgcgtgatcgaatcagaaatgaggagatccgcagaagaaccaaagtcaccgacatagctcaacgagtcgcgaatctgaagtggcagtgggcggatGGTGGCATAGttcgaacagccgatggacgttggggtccaaaggtgctggaatagggaccccgcactacaaagcgcagtgttggtagacccccccaccaggtggactgacgatatcaagcgaatcgcagggatttgctggaagctggcggctcagtatcgtgatgtttggaagtccctataaaagggctatgtcctgcagtggacgtccatcggctgatatgatgatgataaaaaaaaaccgttttcATGTAACACACTTAATTTTATAGATTCAGTAGTTTTCGACatacaaaatgtttaaataatttataatgatgaagtcattataaattttactacaactaaataaaaagacgCAAACCTGTTGAGTTTCCGTCAAAGTTTCACCTTCAGACTCATCAGAACTTTCCCCactttttactttgttttttctATTTACCTGCAAATCATAGAATTCATTATAAATGTATGTGTCGTGTTGAAAGGTAGGTTTtctatcattaaaataaaacactcaCATACCAAATATAAAATGACTGAACAAAAACACtgttgaaatataataatgacgtcTCTCATAATTTGGTTACTTAATCAAACCATTGTGCACTCATTGCAACTAATACAAGGTTACCATCAGCTGACAAACTAAACtgaatataaattagttaatgttACAAAATAACAGGTATATTATATGTAACAGTTCTTTCTTTAGGAAAAATACTTCCACTTTTTAGccaacttcaaaaaggaggaagttgtCAAGATCAACTTGAGAACATCCTCCATTTTGAAGTAtgcttttttttctctttaagaGATGCTTGTGTTAAGagtaattacaattaaataaatacaagaaaaatatattggaaTTGAACAGTCAATCTCTTTTTCTCCTAAACTTCTGAGTCTAATGATTCAAACTTAAGACATGACAAACTTACAGGCACTTTAATTACAAACGAAGTCTTGTCCTCCATAGCAGAGGAGACTCCTTCTTCCATAGCGTCAAAGAACTCATTTTCCTCATCGGTTTCGTTACCTTGTCCCGAACCGTTTCCTCCTGAgtacaaagaaaataattacttacaaaaaactataatatagtAGGGACAAAATTGTGTATCAGATTTTCGAGTTAAATAACTCTctttaagttaagttaaatgTTTATGTGTACTCTAAGATCTTCCTGTTTTTGCTAGACTCTTTGTCTACTAAATAGATTTTCATATAGTTTTTACAGAttgtttctataataataatataaattctttgttagtttgtttacCAGACAAAGGGAAAAGAGTATTCATGTATATCCTGTGATTATCTAGACCTCTGGAACCTGCTAATTTTTCTACGAAATctccacaaaaatattttttggtaataaaatacaattatatatcTACTCGTATGATGTATAGATTTATCAAATAacaacttttcattttatttcaacattGGTAATCTTTGACAAAGACAAGTTATTTTATGATAGAAATGTTATAGTGTACACAGCTGTGTACATTGGATATATTTAAGACATACTCATATACTAAGAATGTGGAGCAAACctatattcaattattatttgatcTCTACTAAACAGAGGCTAAGTGTTTTGTGTATATTAATAtcacaatatatataaatatataaaaaacaatatatgtattgtaacctaactttttttatataaaaatagaaaccaACTTCATAGACATatgtcagttattttgattttaacacaaaattactaaaccgatttttatggaATGAAATGGGACTAATTTGAAAGTactcttacaaacaaaaaaagatggtaacaaacgtaaaataaattacatacacAAATGGATCTATCAACACACTTGTATAAGATTGTGATAAAATTTGACATGGAGGTAGTTATTATGATGTAGGCAGATGCCAGAAgggttttttcaaaattcaccCTATAAGGGGATATGATATATAATAGAATAATgaataaagatgcttggaggccattggatttGCTTTCATGTTCACAGattaaagtaaaagaaattgtaatgatttgACCAATTGTAAATTATGACAAAGAATGGTTTTTTATCCCAGACACAAAAAgatgagtgttataaatttgatgtgtctgtatgtgtgtgtgtctgcCTGCCTATGGCATCATAGCTCCTGAATGTATGAGAGGatttcaatttgatttttttgtattcaagGTGACTTATGTGAAGCATTTCTGGCAgtctttattttatcttttatcaTTACTTTTATTCTAATGATTTCAGGACTTTCTGGGGGtttgaaaacttttaaattaatatttatattaataagagcaaatattaagtttatcgatggctcttctcagcagaacctgcctacCGAACCGGCGGTAGtgactttaaaaataatcaaacttgatgtttctaaagtgcttgtaaactgctTACTTACTAAATTCACttgaataaatgatttttattttttttttggaatagaAATGTCAAATTCACACAGTCCGCTGGTTTACTTAAAGATATACTAATATCTGATACAAACATTCACACACAGGAAATGACTGGCTCTTGGTTTAATTTTATCAAGTGCATAATATGTTGCATCAACGAAACCAGTCTGTTCTTTCCTTTGTTCACATGCTCTGACTACATGATTAGGTATCTT
Above is a window of Bicyclus anynana chromosome 8, ilBicAnyn1.1, whole genome shotgun sequence DNA encoding:
- the LOC112050098 gene encoding oxysterol-binding protein 1, translated to MSDAIVPPKGQPVPGDPEKKGWLFKWTNYLKGYQRRWFVLSNGLLSYYRNQAEMSHTCRGTISLLGALIHTADSCTFVISNGGTQTFHIRAHDEVERQSWVTALELAKAKAIRAQESDDDEDQMSTGPAVMGGTDCDNEDAGGIAREMGARFHDLRTCSELVARHGAALQRSLVDLEIPPTDTTKQVSERATLFRISCNAMMNACSEFMSAAAASSARMSRALQHEREQKMRLQEVVEQLARQHDNLEKTVTARSTPHTGGNGSGQGNETDEENEFFDAMEEGVSSAMEDKTSFVIKVPVNRKNKVKSGESSDESEGETLTETQQVIFVEDKERAESAMGGADAATASKLTDNKEKQEIVIWPHVSEATSSTVDGHPRRTRVPDKPNYPLSLWSIMKNCIGKELSKIPIPVNFSEPLSMLQRLVEDYEYSSILDQAAQFTDPAQQLAYVAAFTVSSYATTACRTTKPFNPLLGETYECDRMTDLGWRAISEQVSHHPPMVAQFCEGVAGWQCWQEFTMTTKFRGKYLQVIPLGGAFAYFPAEGNKYTWRKVTTTVHNIIVGKLWVDNHGDMDIAGEAGPAAGYVAHLKYLPYGYFSKDTQRKVTGVVKDPQGVPRYVLQGHWDSRVEVAPVTSASPDNTVCKTGKFTLAWQRVPAPPDADKCYNFTLLAAQLNEPESGVAPTDSRLRPDQRLMEEGLWDEANAEKLRLEEKQRAARRGLEAAAEQAAARGLAPPPPPAPLWFTRQAAPGQPHLRHLYNHRYWDAKRAQDWAACPDIF